The nucleotide sequence TGAAATCAGTATCCGTCCATATTTTTTGCATCAACAATTCATCGTCACCGGAAGACAAGTTCATATTATCTTTAAATCCTCCTACTTCATCAAATACTTTTTTACGATAAGCGATATTTGCTGCATTGCAAATAGTTGGATGACCGGATCCAATCAAACCTGCCCCGGCTAGCACTAATCCGGCAAATTCAAGTTTTTGAAATTTTGAGAATATACTTTTATCATCCAAAAATTCAACTGGACCGGAAACAAAACCAGTTACAGAATCGAAGGTTTGCATTAAAGATATCAACCACTCTTCGTTATGAATGCAGTCAGCATCAGTTGTAACAATAATATCACCTTTTGCATTTTCAATTCCGAATCTGACTGCACGCTTCTTATGTGCATTTATCGAATATTCATTTGGCACTGAAATAATCTTAATATTAATCTTTTTAATATTTTCTTTAAGAATTTCCATTGAGTTATCTTCTGAAGAATCATTTACGTAAATGACTTCAAATTTTTCGATCGGGTATAACTGGGATTCAATTGATTTCAGACTTGCCAAAATATTTTCGGATTCATTTCGGAATGGAATAATTACAGATACAAATTCACGAGGTATTTTTTGGTTCTGATTTAAGATTAATTGTCCCAGTCCTCTGAATATTCGCTGCAGAAAAAAGAGATAGTGCAATAATAAGACTAAAAATAATGCGAGTAAATAAAGTGAGAATGAATACTCAACGTTCATTTTTTCTCAGGAACATTCCAACGCCAATTAAAGCTGGAATTAACAGATTGATGATGAATAAAAATATTGAAGCATTGAAACCAACAGAAGCACTTTCACCCATCTGAGTCAAAAAGTAAATAGAAACACCTTCTCTTATTCCAAGTTCACCAATGGAAACCGGTGGTATAATTGTCTTTGAAAACATTATCAGGTTAGCTGCCCACAAGTAGTTAATGAAATTAAAATGATTTGAGAAAGCCATAGCAAGCAGCGCATACTGAATCAAGAAACATGAATAAAATAAGAAGGAAATAACAATCATTTTGTAGAAATACCTTTTATCAAGGTTTTCGAAAATTTTTAACTTATCCAGAAATGATCTTACACGCGAAGAAGTATTCAGTCTGCTAAATAGTAAACTATTCCAAAAACGGTTACTCACTAAAAGCATTAGAAGTAAATAGAAAAACGAAAAAATTAATACAAAGAGTGAAAGAACTAAATAGATGGATACATTATGATAATAATAAATAAACAGCAAACTCGACACTGATCCAATCGAAGCTACCATCAACAAAGGAAAAAATTTATCAACCAATGTTGCAACTGTTACCTGCACAAGTGACTTATCTCTAAATTCAATTCCTCTTCCAAAATATTCACCAATTCTTAACGGAGTAATAATACCGGCAGAGAATCCAAAGAAAAGTGATCTGAATATTTTAGAATTATCTTTCACTTCAAGCACTTCATTGCAGGTAATTCTCCATTTAATGTACTGAAGACCGATATTAACGACTCCAAGAATCAAAACTAAGCCGATCATTAACAAGTTAGCTTCGTTTATTGCTGATATAATTTGATCGTAATCAATAAAGTTAATGAGAAAGATCAGTAATCCTGCGGCAATAATTAACTTCGCTGCAATTACTACAGTTATTTTATTAATCAGACGGTATTTTTGTATTTCTGTTAAATCCTTTTCCATAAAGTTTTTCTATTGCTCTATCTCAAATATATTAACTTTCAGACCTTCTGTACAGTTAGTGCACATGGATTCCGATTTCCTATCATCAAGTATTTTTTTTCTGAAATTATAATACTTTGCTGATCTCCATATTTCAGAAAATGATTTCCCGTTAACCAGTCCGATTTCATTCTCAGCATCTTTATCAAAGCAGCAGGGAACAACTCTTCCATCCCAGGTAATTACGGATGTTCTCCATAAAGCAAAGCAATGGTTCTTAATTTCATTCTTAATCCTGAATGATTGATCATCAAGCGCATATCTTCTGAATTTTTTATTTGTCGGAAGAAACTTAAGAGCATTTTCATAAGAAGAGATTTGCATTGTTTTAAATACGAGTTTATCGACACCGACCTCTTTGCAATATTTTTTAACCTCACCCAATTGATGTTCATTCTGTTTCATCACAATAAATTGAAATTCGACAAAAGGTTTTTTAAATCCACGTTCTATCTTTCGATTTATCAAAGCTCTCAATCCTGAATCAGCTTGTTCAAAAGTGCCACCGATACGATACTTTTGATAACTTTCCTCATCAAGTCCATCAACTGAGAAAATAAGTTTATCAGGTGCGTTATCAAGAACTTGATCAACATTTTTAGCATTTACAAAATGACCGTTGGTACTAATTGATACATATACTTTTTTCGACTGAGCATAGCTAATCATCTCAGGCAGATTTTTATTTATATATGGTTCCCCCTGAAAGAATAGCTGAATATAAAACCCAGTCTTACTTATTTCATCAACTAATTTTTTAAAATCCTCTGACTTCAATA is from Ignavibacteriota bacterium and encodes:
- a CDS encoding glycosyltransferase, with protein sequence MNVEYSFSLYLLALFLVLLLHYLFFLQRIFRGLGQLILNQNQKIPREFVSVIIPFRNESENILASLKSIESQLYPIEKFEVIYVNDSSEDNSMEILKENIKKINIKIISVPNEYSINAHKKRAVRFGIENAKGDIIVTTDADCIHNEEWLISLMQTFDSVTGFVSGPVEFLDDKSIFSKFQKLEFAGLVLAGAGLIGSGHPTICNAANIAYRKKVFDEVGGFKDNMNLSSGDDELLMQKIWTDTDFKVKFCIDKNAIVRTSANQSLGAFYQQRKRWASKGLFYSDKSLVLKLILIYAFYLGLIAQIILGLTLNELFLFSFMLSIIFKIIFEYMILFRGKRLLLNNINLNYLIITEIFQVPYIILTGFVGAFGNYLWKSRKIKR
- a CDS encoding flippase-like domain-containing protein; protein product: MEKDLTEIQKYRLINKITVVIAAKLIIAAGLLIFLINFIDYDQIISAINEANLLMIGLVLILGVVNIGLQYIKWRITCNEVLEVKDNSKIFRSLFFGFSAGIITPLRIGEYFGRGIEFRDKSLVQVTVATLVDKFFPLLMVASIGSVSSLLFIYYYHNVSIYLVLSLFVLIFSFFYLLLMLLVSNRFWNSLLFSRLNTSSRVRSFLDKLKIFENLDKRYFYKMIVISFLFYSCFLIQYALLAMAFSNHFNFINYLWAANLIMFSKTIIPPVSIGELGIREGVSIYFLTQMGESASVGFNASIFLFIINLLIPALIGVGMFLRKNER
- a CDS encoding radical SAM protein encodes the protein MWGMPISYSIEPTNHCNLKCPECPSGLGALTRPLGLLKSEDFKKLVDEISKTGFYIQLFFQGEPYINKNLPEMISYAQSKKVYVSISTNGHFVNAKNVDQVLDNAPDKLIFSVDGLDEESYQKYRIGGTFEQADSGLRALINRKIERGFKKPFVEFQFIVMKQNEHQLGEVKKYCKEVGVDKLVFKTMQISSYENALKFLPTNKKFRRYALDDQSFRIKNEIKNHCFALWRTSVITWDGRVVPCCFDKDAENEIGLVNGKSFSEIWRSAKYYNFRKKILDDRKSESMCTNCTEGLKVNIFEIEQ